Proteins from a single region of Xyrauchen texanus isolate HMW12.3.18 chromosome 7, RBS_HiC_50CHRs, whole genome shotgun sequence:
- the slc44a2 gene encoding choline transporter-like protein 2 isoform X1, producing MEPEEKNPESKYGEPRVFDPTFKGPIYNRSCTDILCCILFILALLGYFAVGILAWSQGDPRKVIYPTDSKGQFCGQVGTPLEKKPLLFYFNIMKCASPLVLLEFQCPTTQICVESCPNKFMTLVKALRKKDDMDYYKQFCKEGFDITKKAPEILRDGLCPSIITPSKPFTRRCLPALETLKGGVVVIGNKTTFMDELGENINATDLLEASKKSNVVVEARAVAMRIFEDYTQSWHWILLGLVIAMLVSLIFILLLRCLAGVMIWVMTIMVILVIGYGIFHCYMQYASLKGQAGSDVTIKDLGLQTDFSVYFQIQQTWLAFMIILCIVEVVIILLLIFLRKRILIAIALIKEASRAIGHVMSSLFYPLLTFALLSLVIAYWAITAVFLSTSNEPVYKVFNTTECEYSRGTCNPETFNSSNITTECADAQCLFAFYGGETLYHKYLILFQFYNLFLFFWCANFVTALGQATLAGAFASYYWAFKKPDDIPAYPVFNSLGRALRYHTGSLAFGSLILAIVQVIRVILEYLDQKLKGAQNKFAKFLLSCLKCCFWCLEKFIKFLNRNAYIMVAIYGKNFCTSAKDAFFLLMRNIVRVAVLDKVTDFLLFLGKLLIVGIVGICSFFFFTGKIKIVEEVAPSLNYYWVPIMTVVVGAYLIAHGFFSVYAMCVDTLFLCFCEDLERNDGSSDKPFFMSPELHMILSIEKSTEEQDLAETPVIQVQAEEEVPLQENGEVQLKQQVILKQDQEEEMPLNQETHNEEPPQETQPPDAPAASEEKLEEVVTTQSQEPEMPQVVPHQNGPQEVDAEEQVAQPQAESPPQLENLQEQEPEEPKPQENGPQESETLLTPQE from the exons ATGGAGCCGGAGGAGAAAAATCCAGAGTCCAAATATG GTGAGCCAAGGGTATTTGACCCCACATTTAAAGGCCCAATTTATAACAG AAGCTGCACAGATATTCTCTGTTGTATCTTGTTCATCTTGGCCTTGCTGGGATACTTTGCTGTTGGAATTCTGG CATGGTCTCAAGGTGACCCCCGTAAGGTGATTTACCCGACAGACAGTAAGGGTCAGTTTTGTGGGCAGGTTGGCACCCCCCTTGA GAAAAAGCCTCTGCTGTTCTACTTCAACATCATGAAGTGTGCCAGTCCTCTAGTCCTGCTAGAGTTTCAGTGCCCCACCACTCAG ATTTGTGTGGAGAGCTGTCCCAATAAATTCATGACTTTAGTGAAGGCTTTAAGAAAAAAAGATGATATGGACTACTACAAGCAATTCTGCAAAGAGGGATTTGACATCACCAAG AAAGCTCCTGAAATCCTGAGAGATGGTTTGTGCCCTTCAATAATCACACCTAGCAAGCCTT TCACACGGAGATGCTTGCCTGCTCTAGAGACCTTGAAAGGTGGTGTTGTTGTGATTGGCAATAAAACTACATTCATGGATGAGCTAGGAGAAAATATAAATGCTACAGATCTGCTTGAAGCCTCAAA AAAATCCAATGTAGTGGTTGAGGCCCGGGCTGTAGCCATGAGGATCTTTGAAGACTATACTCAGTCCTGGCACTGGATACTTCT TGGTTTGGTGATTGCCATGCTGGTCAGTCTGATCTTTATTCTTCTCTTGCGTTGTCTGGCTGGAGTCATGATCTGGGTTATGACCATCATGGTCATCCTTGTCATTGGATACG GTATTTTCCATTGTTATATGCAGTATGCCAGTCTGAAAGGACAGGCTGGTTCTGATGTCACTATCAAGGATTTGGGTCTACAGACAGACTTTTCTGTATACTTTCAGATTCAACAGACGTGGCTTGCTTTCA TGATCATTCTGTGTATCGTGGAAGTGGTGATCATTctcctcctcatcttcctcaGGAAGAGGATCCTTATTGCCATTGCGCTCATCAAAGAGGCCAGCAG AGCCATCGGTCATGTGATGTCATCATTGTTTTACCCCTTGCTAACCTTTGCCCTGCTGTCTCTGGTAATCGCATACTGGGCCATCACCGCAGT atttttgtcaACTTCCAATGAGCCAGTGTACAAGGTTTTTAATACTACAGAGTGTGAATATTCCAGAGGCACCTGCAACCCTGAG ACTTTCAACAGCTCAAATATCACCACTGAATGCGCTGATGCTCAGTGTCTGTTTGCATTCTATGGAGGAGAGACATTATACCACAAGTACCTGATTCTGTTCCAGTTCTATAATTTATTCCTTTTCTTCTGGTGTGCCAACTTCGTGACAGCACTGGGGCAGGCCACACTGGCAGGGGCTTTTGCATCTTATTACTGGGCATTCAAAAAGCCTGATGACATCCCTGCGTACCCTGTATTTAACTCTTTGGGACGAGCCCTCAG GTATCACACTGGCTCTCTGGCGTTTGGGTCACTTATTCTCGCCATCGTCCAGGTCATCAGGGTCATACTGGAATATCTGGATCAGAAGTTGAAAG GTGCCCAGAATAAGTTTGCAAAATTCCTGCTCAGCTGTTTAAAGTGTTGCTTCTGGTGCTTAGAGAAATTCATCAAGTTCCTCAACAGAAATGCCTATATCATG GTGGCAATATATGGCAAAAATTTCTGTACGTCTGCCAAAGACGCATTCTTTCTCCTGATGAGGAACATTGTCCG TGTGGCAGTCCTTGACAAGGTTACAGACTTCCTCTTATTTTTGGGCAAACTTCTCATCGTTGGAATTGTGG GAATTTGTTCCTTCTTCTTTTTCACTGGCAAGATTAAGATAGTGGAGGAAGTTGCTCCATCCCTTAACTATTACTGGGTGCCTATAATG ACGGTGGTGGTTGGCGCCTATCTAATTGCCCATGGCTTCTTCAGTGTATACGCCATGTGTGTGGACACACTCTTCCTCTGTTTCT GCGAGGACCTAGAAAGAAATGATGGCTCTTCCGACAAGCCATTTTTCATGTCGCCTGAGCTGCACATGATTTTGTCTATTGAAAAAAGCACAGAGGAACAAGACCTTGCAGAGACACCTGTCATACAGGTACAAGCTGAAGAGGAAGTCCCATTGCAGGAAAATGGAGAGGTACAGCTTAAACAACAGGTCATTCTAAAGCAGGACCAAGAAGAAGAGATGCCACTAAATCAGGAGACCCACAATGAAGAACCACCCCAAGAAACACAACCTCCAGATGCACCTGCTGCCTCAGAGGAGAAACTTGAAGAAGTAGTTACTACACAATCACAAGAGCCCGAGATGCCACAAGTGGTCCCACATCAAAATGGACCACAGGAAGTAGATGCTGAGGAGCAGGTGGCTCAGCCACAAGCAGAATCACCACCACAGTTGGAGAACCTACAAGAACAAGAACCAGAGGAACCAAAGCCTCAAGAAAATGGACCTCAAGAGAGTGAGACTCTGCTGACCCCTCAGGAGTAG
- the slc44a2 gene encoding choline transporter-like protein 2 isoform X2, giving the protein MEPEEKNPESKYGEPRVFDPTFKGPIYNRSCTDILCCILFILALLGYFAVGILAWSQGDPRKVIYPTDSKGQFCGQVGTPLEKKPLLFYFNIMKCASPLVLLEFQCPTTQICVESCPNKFMTLVKALRKKDDMDYYKQFCKEGFDITKKAPEILRDGLCPSIITPSKPFTRRCLPALETLKGGVVVIGNKTTFMDELGENINATDLLEASKKSNVVVEARAVAMRIFEDYTQSWHWILLGLVIAMLVSLIFILLLRCLAGVMIWVMTIMVILVIGYGIFHCYMQYASLKGQAGSDVTIKDLGLQTDFSVYFQIQQTWLAFMIILCIVEVVIILLLIFLRKRILIAIALIKEASRAIGHVMSSLFYPLLTFALLSLVIAYWAITAVFLSTSNEPVYKVFNTTECEYSRGTCNPETFNSSNITTECADAQCLFAFYGGETLYHKYLILFQFYNLFLFFWCANFVTALGQATLAGAFASYYWAFKKPDDIPAYPVFNSLGRALRYHTGSLAFGSLILAIVQVIRVILEYLDQKLKGAQNKFAKFLLSCLKCCFWCLEKFIKFLNRNAYIMVAIYGKNFCTSAKDAFFLLMRNIVRVAVLDKVTDFLLFLGKLLIVGIVGICSFFFFTGKIKIVEEVAPSLNYYWVPIMTVVVGAYLIAHGFFSVYAMCVDTLFLCFLEDLERNDGTADRPYFMPERLLSILKKSNEGPKTVD; this is encoded by the exons ATGGAGCCGGAGGAGAAAAATCCAGAGTCCAAATATG GTGAGCCAAGGGTATTTGACCCCACATTTAAAGGCCCAATTTATAACAG AAGCTGCACAGATATTCTCTGTTGTATCTTGTTCATCTTGGCCTTGCTGGGATACTTTGCTGTTGGAATTCTGG CATGGTCTCAAGGTGACCCCCGTAAGGTGATTTACCCGACAGACAGTAAGGGTCAGTTTTGTGGGCAGGTTGGCACCCCCCTTGA GAAAAAGCCTCTGCTGTTCTACTTCAACATCATGAAGTGTGCCAGTCCTCTAGTCCTGCTAGAGTTTCAGTGCCCCACCACTCAG ATTTGTGTGGAGAGCTGTCCCAATAAATTCATGACTTTAGTGAAGGCTTTAAGAAAAAAAGATGATATGGACTACTACAAGCAATTCTGCAAAGAGGGATTTGACATCACCAAG AAAGCTCCTGAAATCCTGAGAGATGGTTTGTGCCCTTCAATAATCACACCTAGCAAGCCTT TCACACGGAGATGCTTGCCTGCTCTAGAGACCTTGAAAGGTGGTGTTGTTGTGATTGGCAATAAAACTACATTCATGGATGAGCTAGGAGAAAATATAAATGCTACAGATCTGCTTGAAGCCTCAAA AAAATCCAATGTAGTGGTTGAGGCCCGGGCTGTAGCCATGAGGATCTTTGAAGACTATACTCAGTCCTGGCACTGGATACTTCT TGGTTTGGTGATTGCCATGCTGGTCAGTCTGATCTTTATTCTTCTCTTGCGTTGTCTGGCTGGAGTCATGATCTGGGTTATGACCATCATGGTCATCCTTGTCATTGGATACG GTATTTTCCATTGTTATATGCAGTATGCCAGTCTGAAAGGACAGGCTGGTTCTGATGTCACTATCAAGGATTTGGGTCTACAGACAGACTTTTCTGTATACTTTCAGATTCAACAGACGTGGCTTGCTTTCA TGATCATTCTGTGTATCGTGGAAGTGGTGATCATTctcctcctcatcttcctcaGGAAGAGGATCCTTATTGCCATTGCGCTCATCAAAGAGGCCAGCAG AGCCATCGGTCATGTGATGTCATCATTGTTTTACCCCTTGCTAACCTTTGCCCTGCTGTCTCTGGTAATCGCATACTGGGCCATCACCGCAGT atttttgtcaACTTCCAATGAGCCAGTGTACAAGGTTTTTAATACTACAGAGTGTGAATATTCCAGAGGCACCTGCAACCCTGAG ACTTTCAACAGCTCAAATATCACCACTGAATGCGCTGATGCTCAGTGTCTGTTTGCATTCTATGGAGGAGAGACATTATACCACAAGTACCTGATTCTGTTCCAGTTCTATAATTTATTCCTTTTCTTCTGGTGTGCCAACTTCGTGACAGCACTGGGGCAGGCCACACTGGCAGGGGCTTTTGCATCTTATTACTGGGCATTCAAAAAGCCTGATGACATCCCTGCGTACCCTGTATTTAACTCTTTGGGACGAGCCCTCAG GTATCACACTGGCTCTCTGGCGTTTGGGTCACTTATTCTCGCCATCGTCCAGGTCATCAGGGTCATACTGGAATATCTGGATCAGAAGTTGAAAG GTGCCCAGAATAAGTTTGCAAAATTCCTGCTCAGCTGTTTAAAGTGTTGCTTCTGGTGCTTAGAGAAATTCATCAAGTTCCTCAACAGAAATGCCTATATCATG GTGGCAATATATGGCAAAAATTTCTGTACGTCTGCCAAAGACGCATTCTTTCTCCTGATGAGGAACATTGTCCG TGTGGCAGTCCTTGACAAGGTTACAGACTTCCTCTTATTTTTGGGCAAACTTCTCATCGTTGGAATTGTGG GAATTTGTTCCTTCTTCTTTTTCACTGGCAAGATTAAGATAGTGGAGGAAGTTGCTCCATCCCTTAACTATTACTGGGTGCCTATAATG ACGGTGGTGGTTGGCGCCTATCTAATTGCCCATGGCTTCTTCAGTGTATACGCCATGTGTGTGGACACACTCTTCCTCTGTTTCT
- the gcdha gene encoding glutaryl-CoA dehydrogenase a has protein sequence MALRTAISRLLVNSQRCSLISVSRAQGSAAPVQQEAEEQVKKAVKTPKVHFDWRDALNLEGQLTEEEIMIRDTFRTYCQEKLMPRILMANRNEVFHREIVNEMGELGVLGPTIQGYGCAGTSYVAYGLIAREVERVDSGYRSIMSVQSSLVMHPINAYGTEAQKQKFLPKLARGEILGCFGLTEPNHGSDPGSMETKAKYNPSSGTFTISGAKTWITNSPYADVCVVWAKCDDGRVRGFIIERGMKGLSTPKIEGKFSLRASATGMILMDEVEVPEENLLPHVSGLAGPFGCLNNARYGIAWGALGAAEFCFHAARQYTLDRIQFGVPLARNQLMQKKMADMLTEITIGLQSCLQLGRLIDQKKYTPDMISMLKRNSCGKALDIARQARDMLGGNGISDEYHIIRHVMNLEAVNTYEGTHDIHALILGRAITGLQSFTVEN, from the exons ATGGCTTTAAGAACAGCTATCTCACGCTTGCTGGTAAATTCACAGAGATGTTCTCTGATCTCTGTGTCAAGGGCCCAGGGCTCCGCAGCACCTGTACAACAAG AGGCAGAGGAGCAAGTTAAAAAAGCAGTGAAGACAC CTAAGGTGCATTTTGACTGGCGTGATGCGTTGAATCTGGAGGGGCAGCTGACAGAGGAGGAGATCATGATTAGAGACACTTTCCGCACCTACTGCCAGGAGAAACTCATGCCCCGCATCCTCATGGCCAACAGGAATGAAG TTTTCCATCGGGAGATTGTAAATGAAATGGGAGAGCTGGGGGTCCTTGGGCCTACTATTCAAg GATATGGCTGTGCAGGCACCAGCTATGTGGCATACGGTTTGATTGCGAGGGAGGTGGAGAGAGTGGACAGTGGTTACCGTTCAATTATGAGTGTCCAGTCCTCACTGGTCATGCATCCTATTAATGCCTATGGAACAGAAGCACAGAAACAGAAGTTCCTGCCAAAATTGG CTCGTGGAGAGATTCTGGGCTGTTTTGGACTTACAGAACCAAACCATGGAAGTGACCCTGGCAGCATGGAGACCAAGGCGAAATACAATCCCTCTAGCGGTACCTTTACCATCAGTGGGGCAAAAACATG GATTACCAACTCCCCGTATGCTGATGTCTGTGTGGTGTGGGCGAAATGCGATGACGGCAGAGTGAGAGGGTTTATCATCGAGCGGGGAATGAAAGGGCTGTCCACCCCTAAGATAGAGGGCAAGTTCTCCCTTAGAGCCTCGGCCACCGGGATGATTCTAATGGATGAGGTTGAAGTGCCAGAGGAAAACCTGCTACCCCATGTGTCTGGTCTTGCT GGTCCCTTTGGCTGCTTGAATAATGCCCGTTATGGCATCGCATGGGGCGCACTGGGTGCTGCTGAATTCTGCTTCCATGCTGCCCGACAGTACACCTTAGACAG AATCCAGTTTGGAGTGCCTCTGGCCAGAAACCAGCTCATGCAGAAGAAGATGGCAGATATGTTAACGGAGATTACGATTGGATTGCAGTCCTGTTTACAGCTTGGCAGACTCATTGACCAAAAGAA ATACACACCAGATATGATCTCCATGCTGAAGAGGAATTCATGCGGTAAGGCCCTGGACATCGCCAGGCAGGCCAGAGACATGCTGGGAGGAAATGGCATATCAGACGAGTATCATATCATACGCCATGTCATGAACCTGGAAGCTGTCAACACATATGAAG GCACTCATGACATCCATGCTTTGATCTTGGGCAGAGCCATCACTGGACTCCAGTCTTTTACCGTtgaaaattaa